The following are from one region of the Geoalkalibacter subterraneus genome:
- the istA gene encoding IS21 family transposase: MKTQTTGCVAAAKAGMDEKTARKYVKAGNLPSELKVEHTWRTRTDPFEAHWEDIREKLADNPGLEAKTLFEDLQRRFPGVFSDGQLRTLQRRVKRWRALEGPSKETFFPQLHRPGELAQSDYTHMGKLGITIAKQPFDHLIYHFVLTYSNWETGSICYSESFESLSEGLQAALWELGGVPQAHQTDRLTAAVHNALHQEEFTQRYQALLRHYNLSGRKTQAASPNENGDVEQSNYRLKRAVRQALLLRGSFDFESIEEYRRFLRELFTKLNRGRRERFLEEQRILRHLPQRRLESCTRLEVTVSRASTIRVSNNTYSVESRLIGESLQVELFADHLDLFYAQKRVDSMPRLRGRCRHLINYRHVIDQLQRKPGAFENYRYREEMFPGSCFRLAYDELKERHTQQVAAREYLKILALAAKESEVAVAAALDELCGHQPVTAQAVEELVHAQQIASPVTEIGVAAVDLLSYDRLLSGQQELAHAI, translated from the coding sequence ATGAAAACGCAAACCACAGGCTGCGTTGCCGCTGCCAAGGCCGGCATGGATGAAAAGACCGCCCGCAAGTACGTGAAGGCGGGCAACCTACCCAGCGAGCTCAAGGTTGAGCACACCTGGCGAACCAGAACGGACCCCTTTGAGGCCCATTGGGAGGACATTCGTGAGAAGCTTGCCGATAATCCGGGGCTGGAGGCCAAGACCCTCTTCGAGGATCTCCAGCGCCGCTTTCCCGGCGTCTTCTCAGACGGCCAGCTGCGCACCCTGCAGCGTCGCGTGAAGCGGTGGCGGGCCCTGGAAGGTCCCTCCAAGGAAACGTTCTTCCCTCAGCTGCACCGCCCCGGCGAGCTGGCCCAGTCCGATTACACGCACATGGGCAAGCTCGGCATCACCATCGCCAAACAGCCCTTCGACCACCTCATCTATCACTTCGTGCTCACCTACTCCAACTGGGAAACCGGCAGCATCTGCTACTCGGAGAGCTTCGAAAGCCTCAGCGAGGGGCTGCAGGCGGCGTTGTGGGAACTCGGCGGCGTGCCACAGGCTCATCAGACGGACCGGCTGACGGCGGCCGTGCACAACGCCCTGCACCAGGAAGAATTCACCCAACGCTATCAGGCTCTGCTCAGGCATTACAACCTGAGTGGTCGCAAGACGCAGGCCGCCAGCCCCAACGAGAACGGCGACGTGGAGCAGAGCAACTACCGTTTGAAGAGGGCGGTTCGCCAGGCCCTCCTTCTGCGCGGCAGCTTCGACTTCGAGAGCATCGAGGAGTACCGGCGCTTTTTGCGCGAGCTCTTCACCAAGCTCAACCGCGGTCGCCGCGAGCGTTTTCTGGAGGAGCAACGCATACTGCGCCACCTGCCACAAAGGCGGCTGGAGAGCTGTACGCGCCTTGAGGTCACGGTCAGTCGCGCAAGCACCATCCGGGTCAGCAACAACACCTATTCCGTCGAAAGCCGCCTGATCGGCGAGAGCCTACAAGTTGAGCTTTTTGCCGACCATCTCGATCTTTTCTACGCTCAGAAGCGCGTGGACTCGATGCCTCGCCTGCGCGGCAGGTGCCGGCATCTTATCAACTACCGCCACGTCATCGATCAGCTGCAGCGAAAGCCTGGAGCCTTCGAGAATTACCGCTACCGCGAGGAGATGTTTCCCGGCAGCTGTTTCCGGCTCGCCTATGACGAGCTCAAAGAGCGCCACACCCAGCAAGTGGCCGCTCGCGAGTACCTCAAGATACTGGCGCTGGCGGCCAAAGAGAGCGAAGTGGCGGTTGCTGCGGCCCTGGACGAGCTGTGCGGGCATCAACCCGTCACGGCACAGGCCGTGGAGGAGTTGGTGCACGCACAGCAGATTGCCTCGCCTGTGACCGAGATCGGAGTCGCCGCAGTCGACCTTCTCAGCTACGATCGCCTATTGTCCGGGCAGCAGGAGCTGGCCCATGCAATCTGA
- the istB gene encoding IS21-like element helper ATPase IstB, with the protein MQSEKEKAARLHRHLTELHLPTIRRCYQESAIAARRDNWEYESYLLELAEREREERRNARTARLLKDSKLPLEKNLKAFDRKRLPRKVDTQLTQLLKATFLDHKENVLAFGNPGSGKTHLLCAVAQELIYQGRQIRFMPCNLLVQELLIAKRDLTLARVLKRYAKYEALIIDDIGYVQQSREEMEVLFTLLADRYERSSIMLTSNLPFSKWEQIFKDPMTTAAAIDRLVHHSVILELNMPSYRLEQSQKAQALTEPHQETL; encoded by the coding sequence ATGCAATCTGAGAAGGAGAAAGCAGCCCGCCTGCACCGCCACCTGACCGAACTGCACCTGCCCACCATCCGGCGCTGCTATCAGGAGAGCGCAATCGCAGCGCGCCGGGACAACTGGGAGTACGAGAGCTACCTGCTGGAGCTGGCCGAGCGCGAGCGCGAAGAGCGCCGTAACGCCAGGACCGCGCGCCTGCTCAAGGACTCGAAACTGCCGCTGGAGAAAAACCTCAAGGCGTTTGACCGCAAGCGATTGCCTCGTAAGGTCGATACACAGCTGACCCAGCTGCTCAAGGCGACGTTTCTCGATCATAAGGAAAACGTCCTGGCCTTCGGCAATCCCGGCAGCGGCAAGACCCATCTGCTGTGCGCGGTGGCCCAGGAGCTCATTTATCAGGGCCGGCAGATACGCTTTATGCCCTGTAACCTGCTGGTGCAGGAGCTTCTGATCGCCAAGAGGGATCTGACGCTGGCCCGCGTGCTCAAGCGCTACGCAAAATACGAGGCGCTGATCATCGACGACATCGGGTACGTGCAGCAAAGCCGCGAGGAGATGGAGGTCCTCTTCACCCTGCTGGCGGATCGCTATGAGCGTAGCAGCATCATGCTCACCAGCAATCTGCCCTTCTCAAAATGGGAGCAGATCTTCAAGGATCCCATGACCACAGCGGCGGCCATTGACCGACTCGTTCACCACAGCGTGATTCTGGAGCTCAATATGCCCAGCTACCGTTTGGAGCAATCACAAAAGGCGCAGGCCCTGACTGAGCCACACCAAGAGACCCTTTAG